A window of Actinomadura viridis genomic DNA:
CGGCGCCGCGCCCGGGTCGCGGGCGAGCATCCGCCCGGCCGTATCGATCGGTGCCGGGTCTTCGGAGTCCCGGAGTGCGGGCTCCGCCCGGGCCGATCGCACTAGACGTTCAGGTACTCGTGCACCAGGCGGACGGCCGTGGCCCCCTCGCCCACCGCCGAGGCCACCCGCTTGATCGAGCCCTTCCTCACGTCTCCCACCGCGAACACGCCGGGGATGCTGGTCTCCAGCGGCAGGGGATCGCGGCCGAGCGGCCACCACGCCGGTGACTCCTCGATGATCTCTCGGCCCGTCACCAGGTAGCCCTGCCGGTCGCGCACGACGCCGTCCGGGAGCCACCGGGTGTGCGGTTCTCCTCCGATCATGATGAACAGCGCGGCCGCCGGCACCCGCTCGACGGTGCCCGCCGCGCGATCCGCGAGCGTCAGGTGTTCCAGGCGCCCGTCCCCGCCGCCGCCGACGACCTCCGTCCGATGGCGGACGATGATGCCGGGCATCGACCGGATGGCGCGCACCAGATAGCCCGACGCCGACTTCGCCAGGCTGTCGCCCCGGACGACCAGGGTGACCGTACGGGCGTGGTCGGCCAGGTGCATCGCGGCCTGCGCGGCCGAGTTCCCGGCTCCGACGATGAAGACGTCCTGGTCCCGCATCGCCCGGCTCTCGCCCACGGCCGTGCCGTAGAACACCCCGTGGCCGACGAGGTCTTCCAGGGCCGGGACGCCGAGCCGCCGCCAGTCGACCCCGGTGGCGATCAGCACCGCGCGGGCGGCGACCTCGGAACCGTCCAGCAGGTGGATCACCTTCCGGTCGCCGCGGTCTTCGAGCCCGACCGCCTGCTGAGCGAAGACGATGTGCGCGCCCATCAGCCACGCCTGCTCGCAGGTCTGCTCCATGAGGTAGCCGCCGGAGATCCCGTGGGGGAATCCCGGGTAGTTCCTGATCATCGGGCTCGTCCCGGCCTGCCCGCCCGAGATGGCCTTCTCGAGCAGAACGGTCTCCAGCCCCTCGGACGCCGCGCACACCGCCGCCGTCAGGCCGGCGGGCCCGGCACCGACGATGGCGACGTCGCAGTACTCCACCTCGTTCGTGACGCTGACGCCGATCGCGCGGGCGAGATCGGGAAGCGCCGGATCGATGAACGCCCGGCCGTCGTAGCGGATGACCACCGGCAGGCGCGAGGCGTCGACCCCGGCCTCCCGCAGCAGGCGCCGCCCGGCCTCCTCCTCGGCCGGGTAGACCAGGAACGGCAGGCGGAAGCGCGCCATCACATCGCGCAGCCGGAGCAGCCGGTCGTCGCCCTCCCGGGCGACGACCCGGAACAGCTCGAACCTCGGTTCCTGCTCGCTCGTCCACGAGGACAGGAACTCGCTCACCGCGCGGTACATCATCTCGTCGTCCGCCCACGGCCGTACGAGGTGATAGTCGACGCGCCCGACCGCGATCGCCTGCACGGCCGGACTGTCCGAGGAGTAGTCGCGGTCCACGAGCAGCACGCGCTTGGCCCGCGGATACAGCTCGTGCACGCGGGTGAGGACGTCGGCGGACCGCTCGTCCACCACCAGCAGCGCGACGGGCTCGCCCGACCGGGCCAGCTCCCGCACCAGGGTGAGCGCCGCGTCCGACGAGCTCGCGCCCTTCACCGTGAACGCCCTGCCGAACCGCCGCGTGAGGTCGGTGTGCAGCGCGCGCAGCGAGCCCGGATCGTGATCCACCACGAGAATGACCGGCCACGTCATCTGCACCAGCCTAGTCGAAACCGCAGGTCACGCGCTTGGATGG
This region includes:
- a CDS encoding FAD-dependent oxidoreductase, which encodes MTWPVILVVDHDPGSLRALHTDLTRRFGRAFTVKGASSSDAALTLVRELARSGEPVALLVVDERSADVLTRVHELYPRAKRVLLVDRDYSSDSPAVQAIAVGRVDYHLVRPWADDEMMYRAVSEFLSSWTSEQEPRFELFRVVAREGDDRLLRLRDVMARFRLPFLVYPAEEEAGRRLLREAGVDASRLPVVIRYDGRAFIDPALPDLARAIGVSVTNEVEYCDVAIVGAGPAGLTAAVCAASEGLETVLLEKAISGGQAGTSPMIRNYPGFPHGISGGYLMEQTCEQAWLMGAHIVFAQQAVGLEDRGDRKVIHLLDGSEVAARAVLIATGVDWRRLGVPALEDLVGHGVFYGTAVGESRAMRDQDVFIVGAGNSAAQAAMHLADHARTVTLVVRGDSLAKSASGYLVRAIRSMPGIIVRHRTEVVGGGGDGRLEHLTLADRAAGTVERVPAAALFIMIGGEPHTRWLPDGVVRDRQGYLVTGREIIEESPAWWPLGRDPLPLETSIPGVFAVGDVRKGSIKRVASAVGEGATAVRLVHEYLNV